ACCGGCGTCGACGCCGAGTAGCCACCTACGACGATGGCCCGGCCGCACCAGCGGCCGGGCCATCGCGCGTCTCAGGAGAGCTTGTTGCCCGCCGAGCGCAGCTGCTGGCAGGCCTCGACGATGCGCTGGGCCATGCCCGCCTCGGCGAGCTTGCCCCAGGCGCGGGGGTCGTAGGCCTTCTTGTTGCCGACCTCGCCGTCGATCTTGAGGACGCCGTCGTAGTTCGTGAACATGTGGCCGACGACGGGACGCGTGAACGCGTACTGGGTGTCGGTGTCGATGTTCATCTTGATGACGCCGTGGTCCACGGCGAGGGCGATCTCCTCGGCCGTCGAGCCGGACCCGCCGTGGAAGACGAGGTCGAACGGGGACTCCTTGCCGATCTGGGCGCCCACGGCCTGCTGGATCTCGCCGAGGATCTCCGGACGGAGCTTGACCGCACCCGGCTTGTAGACGCCGTGGACGTTGCCGAAGGTGAGCGCGGTGAGGTAGCGCCCCTTCTCCCCGGCGCCCAGCGCACGCACGGTGGCGAGGCCGTCCTCGACGGTCGTGTAGAGCTTCTCGTTGATCTCGGCGGCGACGCCGTCCTCCTCGCCACCCACGACACCGACCTCGATCTCGAGGATGGTGCGCGCGCGCTGCGAGAGCTCGAGGAGCTCCGCGGCGATCTGGAGGTTCTCCTCCAGCGGCACGGCGGAGCCGTCCCACATGTGCGACTGGAAGGTGGGCAGGCCGCCGTCGGCGACCTGCTGGGCCTCGATCTCGAGCAGCGGGCGCACCCAGGAGTCGAGGTTCGGCTTGGCGCAGTGGTCGGTGTGCAGGGCGACGGTGACGTTGTAGCCCTTGGCGACCTCGCGGGCGTAGGCGGCGAGGGCGAGGGAGCCGGCCACCCGGTCCTTGACCGTGGACCCCGACGCGTACTCGGCGCCGCCCACCGACACCTGGAGGATGCCGTCACTCTCAGCCTCGGCGAAGCCCTGGAGGGCGGCCGTGACGGTCTGCGAGGACGTGACGTTGATAGCCGGGTAGGCGAACTTGCCCGCCTTCGCCCGGTCGATCATCTCGGAGTAGACCTCGGGGGTTGCGATAG
The sequence above is a segment of the Georgenia faecalis genome. Coding sequences within it:
- the fbaA gene encoding class II fructose-bisphosphate aldolase, whose protein sequence is MPIATPEVYSEMIDRAKAGKFAYPAINVTSSQTVTAALQGFAEAESDGILQVSVGGAEYASGSTVKDRVAGSLALAAYAREVAKGYNVTVALHTDHCAKPNLDSWVRPLLEIEAQQVADGGLPTFQSHMWDGSAVPLEENLQIAAELLELSQRARTILEIEVGVVGGEEDGVAAEINEKLYTTVEDGLATVRALGAGEKGRYLTALTFGNVHGVYKPGAVKLRPEILGEIQQAVGAQIGKESPFDLVFHGGSGSTAEEIALAVDHGVIKMNIDTDTQYAFTRPVVGHMFTNYDGVLKIDGEVGNKKAYDPRAWGKLAEAGMAQRIVEACQQLRSAGNKLS